The Phaeodactylum tricornutum CCAP 1055/1 chromosome 8, whole genome shotgun sequence DNA segment ATCATACTGCGGCTATTAGATTGATCCAGCAACTCTGACGGCTTCAGCTTGTGACGCAATAGTTCCTCCCGGCCTCAAGAATCTTACTGAATCACAGTTCTTCACACCCGGGGAGTTGATAAAGCAAAGTGTATCGCCTGTACAAGGATTCATATATGTGTGTGGAACTGATTGTGATATCTTCCAGGCggcaaacaaaagaagagcTTCCACTGCCTTTGCAACCTTCCATATTCATGGCAATCAGTATCGTCTACGTATTTCCGCAGGCCGGGTTGTAATTCGTTTATTCAATCATACAGCCTCATATCGCTTCCCAAGTGGAAAAGCAGGTACCCTAAAATTGCAAAAACAGCGACAACGTTCAACAGGAATTCGTCTGTCTGTTGATTTATCACACCTTTTTCAGCTCCTGCAATTGCATGCGGGTCTGGTGCTTTAAATGTGGTTGGTCGACGACGAGAGACTCGTTTTCTGATTTCCGGGCCTTCCGCGATCGCCCAAAGAGGGAGTCGATTCCGAACACCCCATGCTCGATGTGCCCGCTTGGAGAACGACTGCAAATTCCCTTGACCCGCCCATTCCGCGCAAATTCGCCTTTGCCAAACGCCTTGAGCAGCCTCAGGTTCATCTTCCGGTTCTACACCCAATAGATCGCCCGGTTCGGCTGCTAGAATTCCTACCATAGACTTGCTTCCCGTGGCATGCTGCCGGCGGTTTTTGGCTCCAAACATAATTGCGTTCATGCAAGCTTCTAAGCCAGGAGCTGATCGGGTGTTGTTCGATATGCCAACAGTGACTCCTTCGCAGCTGGTTCGGAGGATTTCGTTTGACGCAATCTGCCGTGTAAGCTGTTCCGCTAGAGCAGCTTGACGTTGGAAGAAGTCAGACATATCGTCCACATCATCCGAATGTTGCAACCGGTCAACAACAACGTATAATCGTATTGTCTTTTCTAAGTCGTCATTGTCGGAAACCTCTGGCGTCGGCTTTAATCCCTTTTCGCGACGCAATTTGTCCAGATCGGTTTCTATCGTTAGCTTTGGAAGTGGAGCAAAAATGCCTGAAGAGTGTTTCAATTCGTCGGCTGAGTTGTTAATCTGGACGTGTTCTTGCAGCTTTTGCACCGTTGGAAGAATGACAGATTCTGCAAAGTGTTGAGCGTCGGTCATCATTTCTGGCCTCCAAAGAAAGTACAGCATTGCGAAGGCTGGTAATCTGAATGGCGGATGGGTTTCCTTGTGGGCACCGAATGAATCCACGGAGAGTTCTTCAGTTTCTTGGGTAGccgaatcgtcgtcgaaatcgCACAAAAACTGCGTGGAGTCCCCGTGTTCCTCAATCTCAGATAGCATATAGTACCGCTCGGTACTGTAGTGCGAAAGTTCTTGAGTGCTAAGAATAGTAACTGTCAATGGGGATGACAAAGAGGGGCTCTCCTCACTCTCGTCTATTGAGCGTTTCGGACGCAGCATACTGGACGATGATCCCGATCGTCTCATGTTGTAAGCCAGTCAACGAGCCACACGCTTATTAGATTCAATGCTATAGGCAGTCGCACGTATAGTAGTAGCCACTTCTAAAATGGACTCGACTAATTTTGTTTCCATGTTTATTCTCAGCCAGAAGCTTGAATCCAACAGCAAAGAAAGAGGCTTGTCGGACACCGTACGTATGTAGTACGTAACGTGAAGGTTTCTGTCCGTTGGAGGGGGTATCTTCTTCATGTTAAGTCGGACTAGTCGAACCTGTTGTGCCGTTGTGTTTTTGCTCGTGA contains these protein-coding regions:
- a CDS encoding predicted protein encodes the protein MRRSGSSSSMLRPKRSIDESEESPSLSSPLTVTILSTQELSHYSTERYYMLSEIEEHGDSTQFLCDFDDDSATQETEELSVDSFGAHKETHPPFRLPAFAMLYFLWRPEMMTDAQHFAESVILPTVQKLQEHVQINNSADELKHSSGIFAPLPKLTIETDLDKLRREKGLKPTPEVSDNDDLEKTIRLYVVVDRLQHSDDVDDMSDFFQRQAALAEQLTRQIASNEILRTSCEGVTVGISNNTRSAPGLEACMNAIMFGAKNRRQHATGSKSMVGILAAEPGDLLGVEPEDEPEAAQGVWQRRICAEWAGQGNLQSFSKRAHRAWGVRNRLPLWAIAEGPEIRKRVSRRRPTTFKAPDPHAIAGAEKGVINQQTDEFLLNVVAVFAILGYLLFHLGSDMRLYD